The genome window GCCTGCGGCGCGCCTACTGGCACATCCGGCCCTACACCCGACAACCTGACGATGACCAGCCCTTTGGTCAACTGGGCAGCAAACGCATGACCCACCGCAACTGGGCCACCGGACGCTGGAAGGCCCTGGAACTCGTGCAGTTGGCGCTCACCGATCTGCACACCATCGACAACACCAGGCCGGGATGTTGCAATGAACTGGCCCATCTGATCTACCGGGCCTATGAAACCCTTTGAGTCAGGATTTCCAACCAAGCTGTTGTACCATGAAAGGCACCATGCACACGGATCAGGAACCCCTGCTCACCTCCGATGACCTGAGAGGACGGGGATGGTCGGAACGCATGATCCAGCAGTTGCTGCCCACGCCTGATGCCCTCATGCATCGCAGGAGCCCACAGGGGTCCAGACCCGTCCATCTCTATCTGGAAGAGCGTGTTCGGGAAGCAGAAACAGGGACGGTCTTCGCTGAACTCCTTGAAAAGTCCATCGTGGCACAGGAGCGTGCTGCCAGAGCGCGCGAAAAACGGCATCAGAAGCGGGTGCAGGACATTCAGGCACATGTGCAGGCTTTTTCCGCAGGGCATCTGCGAAACATCCTGAGCCCACAGCAGGTTGAGCATCTGGCCGCAATAGAACAGGTGCCTTTGCGTCTGGTGGTCTGGGGTTACCACTTTCGGGATGCTCAGCGCCACCAGCACCGCCATGGTCTGGGAAATCTGGGCAAGAGGTACATGCAGGATCTCGAAAGGCAACTTCTGATCCGCACGGCAGAGGTCCTGAAACAGGTGTATCCCTGGGCTTACAGCCAGAACCATCCCTGAGATCAAGCCCTGTGCTTTGCATCAGATCCCAGATTGTGCACAGCACAACAGGCCGACAGCAGTTTTCAACACAGGTTTTATTTCCAGATTTTCAGAGCTTCAAAAATCCAGAATTTCAAACATCTGACTTTTCCTTGCACAGCATGCCCTCAACCTGTTATGCTGTGCACGAATGTTTACAGCTTCACACCTCTAAAAATCCAGATTTTCAGATTTTTAGAGCTTCAAAAATGGAGGTCCATGAAAGTCATCACCGTTCTCGGATTCAAAGGTGGCGTGGGCAAAACCACCACCGCCGTACACCTGGCCCAGGCCCTCTCCAGAAAAGGCAAAACCCTGCTCGTGGACGGAGACGCCAACCGCAACACCCTGGGGTGGGCTTCCTCTGGTCACCTTGCCCCCACCACCATCAGCGAAAAACAGGTGCCCCGGCACATGAACCAGGGCTACGAGTACATGGTGATAGACTCTGCAGCACGCCCCAGCCCTGACGAAGTGCGTGACCTCGCAGAAGCCAGCACCTTGCTCATCCTTCCCACCACCCCCGAAGCCATGTCCCTGCAGGTGCTTCTGGAAACTGCCCAGACCCTGCAGAAGGTGGGGGCCAGCAACTACCGGGGGCTTCTCACCATGATCCCCCCTCACCCCAGCAAGGAAGGCGAAGAAGCCCGCACCTTCCTGCAATCCGAAGGCTTCCCCCTGCTTTCGGCCCACGTGCGCCTGACCAAAGCTTTCCGGGATGCCAGTGCCTCTCAGGTTCCGGTGGTGCAGGTCAAGAGTGCGCAGGCCAAAAACGCCTGGCTGGATTACGAGCAGGTCACCCGTGAAGTTCTGGCCTTGCTGGAGGAAGCCTGATGTCCCGGTTCGCCAACCTGAAAAAAATCATTGAAAGCCCGGAAGCAGAGCCCGAAGTGACCCTGGAGGCAGCACAAACCCCTGCTGCACCTGAGCCTGTCCTGGCTGAGCCTGCTCCAGCCAGTTCAATCCCTGCTGCAGAACCCAGAAGAAAACGGGGCCGTCCCGAGGGCAAACGCAGTGATCCCACCTTCACCGGAACCACCTTCTATGTCGAAAAATCCGTGCTGCTCGATGCACAGGTCAAACTGCTGCAAGAAGGCAAGACCCGTGATGTTTCAGAAGTGGTCAATGGCCTGCTGAAGTTGTGGACCGCTGGAAAAGTGAAGCTCTAAAGGGTCGTTAAAATTCAGATTTCTGGAGCTCCAGTCACAGCATGTGCTGTGACTTTTCTTCTGTCACCCACCCTGCAGGAAGAGGGAGGCCAGACCCGCGTATCCCTGCGCTCTCCCTCATGGCACCCCAAAAGGCCCTTGCTGCTGCGAGGTCTTAAGGGCCAGCAATCTGGTTCCGTGAGTCAGCCAGCAGGTTTGCTGGGCTGAGAGACCACACTGGGCCTCTGTCCATAGATCCACTCGAACATGCGTCCCCGCAACGAATCCTGGAAAGAGCCCAGTTCTGTCAGGAGGTCATCTCTGCAGGCATACCATTTTCCCTGCTCCAGCACAAATCTGGAGAGGCTCTGGTCCAGAGGGCAGAGTCCGGCTTCACAGCCTTTTCCCAGAAAGTCCATGTTGCTGTGGGTGAGGGCTTCAAAGAGGGTCTCGCCAGTGTTGCTGAATGCGGGGGCCTGTTCTGAGATGCGCTGTTCTGTGCTGGCATACAGTTCATCCAGATCCAGCCACCCCTCTTCCAGCCCGAATTGAGGCCAGATCAGCAGAATCCGGCGGGGGATTGCCCATTTTGTCCAGGGGAAACGTGCATTCCAGAACGTTCCAGACACCCAGAGGGCACGAACACGGGTGGGAATGTTGCGGGCCCGGGCAAAAGCTTCCAGGCAGGCAATGCGCTGGCTGCAAGATCCCTTGCCCTTGCGCAGTGTGACAGAAGCAGGTTGCCATTCATGGACGGTGTAGATGGGAAGGACCTGCTCAGCGATGGCCTGATGGGCAAGTTGCAGGTCCACTCTGCTGGAGCCTGTCTGCGGAACAGACTTCAGCAGTTCCTGAACGTCTGGCATGTGAAAGTCCAGAATTCTGGTGGCTTTCAGGTGGGGGTGCTCCATGCCTTGATTTTAGAGCATCTGTCAGAAAAACAAGGGGTTGCCAGCAGAAGTTGGGGGTTCTGGAATGAGAGGCTTCTTTTGAGGCCTCTCATTCCACTGATAAAGGCAGTCATCCGATGGTCCTGTGAACAAGATGACAGGGCTGAAGGTTGCCGGAAATCCCTTGTCGGGTCATGTGTTTGGTGGACGAAAATCACGTCAACCAGAAGAGTCTCGTTTCACCCGTGCCCTCATGCTCACAGGCGCACTTGCAAACCCACACGTCTGAAACTGGTCAGGAGTGCAACCACCCGATTGCTCCTGATGGACAACACCATTTCAGGAGGTGTCTGCTCTCAAAGCATACTGGCAGGGGTGCATTTCTGGTGACAGGTCCAATCCAGGGAGCCCCTGGAAGGAGGACAAACAAACTGCCCTCCTGGTCCTTTCTCGGGAGGTCTGGCTGAAGCTCAAAGCATCAAATGGACATCTCCTGAACAGGCGGCCCGATGAACCTTCCTGTGATGGAGCGCGGTTCATCTTGAAGCTTGCCGGGAGGTCCAGAAAACAGCACCTCTCCCCCACCGCTCCCACCTTCCGGGCCAAGGTCAATGATCCAGTCAGCCTGGCGGATCACGTCCAGGTGGTGTTCAATCAGGATC of Deinococcus cellulosilyticus NBRC 106333 = KACC 11606 contains these proteins:
- a CDS encoding ParA family protein — protein: MKVITVLGFKGGVGKTTTAVHLAQALSRKGKTLLVDGDANRNTLGWASSGHLAPTTISEKQVPRHMNQGYEYMVIDSAARPSPDEVRDLAEASTLLILPTTPEAMSLQVLLETAQTLQKVGASNYRGLLTMIPPHPSKEGEEARTFLQSEGFPLLSAHVRLTKAFRDASASQVPVVQVKSAQAKNAWLDYEQVTREVLALLEEA
- a CDS encoding transglutaminase domain-containing protein; the protein is MEHPHLKATRILDFHMPDVQELLKSVPQTGSSRVDLQLAHQAIAEQVLPIYTVHEWQPASVTLRKGKGSCSQRIACLEAFARARNIPTRVRALWVSGTFWNARFPWTKWAIPRRILLIWPQFGLEEGWLDLDELYASTEQRISEQAPAFSNTGETLFEALTHSNMDFLGKGCEAGLCPLDQSLSRFVLEQGKWYACRDDLLTELGSFQDSLRGRMFEWIYGQRPSVVSQPSKPAG